The Shewanella algae DNA segment CTATGTCCGCCGCAGAGAGCTCTCAGAAAACAAGTTTAACGGCCGCGCCCTCCTATGAATTGGATAGCTCTGAACCCTGTCCTATGGTGAGCTTTGTCAATCTCATTTCGGGTAAATGGGCCATCCCCATTCTCTATCGTTTGATAGTGATCGACTCTCCGGTACGCTTCAGTGAATTGCAGCGGGCCGTAGCCCCCATTACGCAGAAGGAACTGACGCGACAATTACGCCTGTTTGAACGTCGCAAGCTGGTGCAGCGCAAGGTTTATGCCGAAGTGCCGCCGCGTGTGGAGTATCGAATAACCCCATTGGGGAAGTCTTTGAAACCTACCTTGGATTCACTGGCCGATTGGATGCGAACCAAGGGCGCAGATTTGGCTGACGATAGTTGAGAATACGCTGCCAGCCTCTTCACTTTTTGAGGCAACAGGCTGTTTGCCGGCTATGAGAATAAAAAAAGACCTTCCGAGCGGAAGGTCTTTTTTATCAGTGTTTGTGCTGATCACCGGCTACCGGGCCGATCATCGTCTTGGTTTTCCGTATCCTGCGACTGAGGGCCGTTTTCACTTCGCTGAGGGCTATCTTCTTCCAGCTGATGGCTCTCCCCACCCAGCTGATGGCTCTCAGGACGCTTATCGGAAGGGTCGGCCTTGCGCTCAAATTCACCTTCGAACACATCACCGCCCTGGCCTCTTTGATGTGGCGGCTCAAAGGGGTTGGCACCGGCTCTGAACTGAGCACCGGCAACCACCTTGAGCTGCATCCGCTGATAGAAATAACGCGCCAGCGGTGCCCGGGTGATTGGAGTCAGCAGGATAAGGCCGATAAGGTCGGTAACAAACCCCGGAATAAGCAGCAGAATACCAGCCATGGCCAGCATCATGCCTTCGACTATCTCTTGCCCCGGCGCTTCACCGGCGGCCAACTTTTTCTGTACCGACATCAGGGTACTCAAGCCCTGGCTGCGAACCAGAGAAACACCGACCACCGCGGTGAGGATCACCAATGCCACTGTGTTCCAGCTGCCCAGAACTTCGCCGACCCGGATAAGCACCGAGAGTTCGACGACAGGGATCAGCACAAAGATGATAAACATTATCAGAAATGGCATGTAGGCCTCATTTTTTACAGTAGTTGAAAACTAAATGGGGATAACTCGGTCTGATTTCAAGTCCGCAGCCTGCCCCGGGTTTGACGCCTGAACTCACTGTTTCAGCAAAGCCTTAATGCAAGCTTGCGGCAAAACACGTAAAGTAGACGCTCGATTTTAATCCCCTTGGCTTAAGTCAGGTTTAATTTAACCCGCTCATTATGGACATAAAATCTCAACAAGCGCTGCTGGTTTTTTGCAGTTGCCCGGATACAGACAGTGCCAAGAGCCTGGCCGCAACCTTGGTGCGCGAGTCGCTGGTGGCCTGTGCTCAGGTGAGCCAGACTGTGGATTCGTTTTATGTCTGGCAGGGCGAACTCTGCCAGGAGACTGAAGTCAGCCTGCAGCTCAAGAGTCTGGCCAGCGCCTACCCCAAGCTGGAGCAGAGAATACTCGAACTGCATCCCTATGAAGTACCTGAAATTATTGCTGTGCCCATCAGCCATGGGCTGCCCGCCTATCTGGATTGGATAAAAGACAACACTAAGCTATGAAGAAAATACTTACCCTGCTGCTAGGCAGCCTGTTGCTTCTCAGCCCGCTGGTTCAGGCCGATGGGATCTTTGGCAACAAGCAATTCGATTTTCTCAAGAGTGAACCTGAGCTGATGCCCGTGGATCAGGCCTTCGCCTTCGACTTCAGTCAGCAAGGCAATAAGGTCAAGCTCAGTTGGGTAATAGCCGACGGCTACTACATGTACCGCGACAAACTCAAGTTCAGCATAGATGGCGGTGAACTGGGCGAGATAGCCCTGCCCCAGGGCAAGGGTCACACAGATGAGTATTTCGGTGAGCAGCAGGTGTACTACTCCTTTATCGAGATTCCAGTTGCCATTAAGGAGGCGGGTGAAGCCGCCAAGTTATCCGTAACCTTTATGGGCTGCGCCGAGGGCAAGCTCTGCTTCCCGCCCACCACCCGTGACGCCCTGCTTAAACCTGTGGCGGCCAATGATGGCATACTGCCCGATGCCGACAAGGGCGCAGATGCCCAGGCGGCTCCCAAGGGCCAGGCGGTGACCCAACAGGATAACCTGCTGGATAAACTGCTCTCCGGTGACAGCACCCTGCTCAACTATCTGACCTTCTTCGTGTTGGGGATAGGTCTGGCGCTGACTCCCTGCGTGTTCCCCATGTATCCCATTCTATCGGGGATCATTGTCGGTCAGGGGCAGAAAGTCTCCACCGGCAAGGCCTTTACCCTGTCGATGGCTTATGTGCAGGGTATGGCTATTACCTATTCGCTGCTGGGGCTGGTGGTGGCTTCGGCCGGCCTCAAGTATCAGGCGGCGCTGCAACATCCGGCCGTGCTTATCACCATAGCCGTGCTGTTCGTGGTACTCAGTCTGTCTATGTTTGGCCTCTATGAACTGCGCCTGCCCGCCAGTTGGCAGCAGAGGATGAACAGCCTCTCCAATAAGCAAAAGGGTGGCAATCTGTTGGGCGTATTTGTCATGGGTGTGCTTTCGGGCCTGGTGGCCTCACCCTGTACCACGGCGCCTTTATCGGCAGTACTTGTGTACGTGGCGCAAACCGGCGATCTGCTGCAAGGCTTTTTGACCCTCTATATTCTCAGCATGGGCATGGGTCTGCCGCTGCTGCTGATAGGCACCTCGGGCGGTAAGTTGCTGCCGCGCGCCGGCACCTGGATGAACATCATCAAGCATGTATTCGGTTTCCTGCTGGTGGCCGTGTCCATCATAATGCTGGGCCGCATCTGGCCTGGATTGGTGTCGGATCTCATGTGGTCTGTGTGGGCCATCGTCTTTGTCGGCTACCTGATGCACCAGAA contains these protein-coding regions:
- a CDS encoding winged helix-turn-helix transcriptional regulator, encoding MSAAESSQKTSLTAAPSYELDSSEPCPMVSFVNLISGKWAIPILYRLIVIDSPVRFSELQRAVAPITQKELTRQLRLFERRKLVQRKVYAEVPPRVEYRITPLGKSLKPTLDSLADWMRTKGADLADDS
- a CDS encoding FxsA family protein — its product is MPFLIMFIIFVLIPVVELSVLIRVGEVLGSWNTVALVILTAVVGVSLVRSQGLSTLMSVQKKLAAGEAPGQEIVEGMMLAMAGILLLIPGFVTDLIGLILLTPITRAPLARYFYQRMQLKVVAGAQFRAGANPFEPPHQRGQGGDVFEGEFERKADPSDKRPESHQLGGESHQLEEDSPQRSENGPQSQDTENQDDDRPGSR
- the cutA gene encoding divalent-cation tolerance protein CutA — its product is MDIKSQQALLVFCSCPDTDSAKSLAATLVRESLVACAQVSQTVDSFYVWQGELCQETEVSLQLKSLASAYPKLEQRILELHPYEVPEIIAVPISHGLPAYLDWIKDNTKL
- a CDS encoding protein-disulfide reductase DsbD, translated to MKKILTLLLGSLLLLSPLVQADGIFGNKQFDFLKSEPELMPVDQAFAFDFSQQGNKVKLSWVIADGYYMYRDKLKFSIDGGELGEIALPQGKGHTDEYFGEQQVYYSFIEIPVAIKEAGEAAKLSVTFMGCAEGKLCFPPTTRDALLKPVAANDGILPDADKGADAQAAPKGQAVTQQDNLLDKLLSGDSTLLNYLTFFVLGIGLALTPCVFPMYPILSGIIVGQGQKVSTGKAFTLSMAYVQGMAITYSLLGLVVASAGLKYQAALQHPAVLITIAVLFVVLSLSMFGLYELRLPASWQQRMNSLSNKQKGGNLLGVFVMGVLSGLVASPCTTAPLSAVLVYVAQTGDLLQGFLTLYILSMGMGLPLLLIGTSGGKLLPRAGTWMNIIKHVFGFLLVAVSIIMLGRIWPGLVSDLMWSVWAIVFVGYLMHQNKLSQFNWKQTVRSVILTLLLLSSFSYGLQAVMSAMGYHFMGQQQAEHHAFKRIKSLEGFKAELADAEAAGKPVMLDLYADWCVACKEFEQITFKNAEVKQRMEQMVLLQADVTAMDETDVALLEAYDVLGLPTLLFIDEQGQLKNELRVTGFMGPKEFAAHLDILLKN